A region of Halalkaliarchaeum desulfuricum DNA encodes the following proteins:
- a CDS encoding molybdopterin-containing oxidoreductase family protein, translating into MSERVGPSESQAVEPTGGGRVSRRNFLKTSAAAGAAAAVGGGAISTETDTVAAQEQTDREIVHGNCWICRASCGQEIAVEDGRAIDLTGVDGHPKASGGQGREGTLCSKGVAQLDKTYNPNRIRQPYIRKDGELQSASWEEAIEFAAERLEQFREEHGAEKMLRYQGYPLTDTHDKLFQRIYGAAIQVGRKTTCHGPFSDSWGWMGGYGREWPDWQNSEYIIAWGRNPMECFRGQWEPKGILDAQQNNDATLVTIDPRYTKTAEKSDRWLPIEPRTDGALALAMGQVIIEEGLYDEEFVEEWTYGFEAYRENVADKTPEWAEEITDIDAEEIREIAIGFAKAAPKAVAFPWTGIAYQGNGFKNAQAIHALNGLVGSIDTEGGTRHYGGPGLNDPHAERGIDLPDAHEDADLPDYDDYPFQRHIRNYCHNYVPTMVEKGDIKGYVSNWSISPKSGNTQEWIEALEEMELVIVVDAFWTAVSENADVVFPESSQIEQPFLDSGGDSCYPTQQWVTASPAAIDPLWDTKPSFDIYKELAEEMGYGEYFPWDSEEEYLDEKLDAIDMSFDELAEQSYALVDEYGYQQYREDGFNTETGLFQFDLEPHESYAALADELGVSTAPEWQPVDDDLYGETTDDEYPLLFTDVFVEQMSRGHCQALPQSVEEYQDRYGFDSSDYGGNFLHINPQDARPRNIQNGDMVRVESRDDAIELPANVYEGVRPGWVGTENGFGEGSSHPEEAGANSMMLNRERHVEPVSGQVDRNHPVEVTKIGGDGA; encoded by the coding sequence ATGAGTGAACGCGTCGGACCGTCCGAAAGCCAGGCAGTCGAACCGACCGGCGGCGGGCGCGTCAGTCGCCGAAACTTCCTGAAGACCAGCGCGGCAGCCGGGGCCGCCGCCGCCGTCGGCGGTGGTGCCATCTCGACGGAAACGGATACGGTCGCCGCCCAAGAGCAGACCGACCGCGAGATCGTCCACGGAAACTGCTGGATCTGTCGGGCCTCCTGCGGCCAGGAGATCGCGGTTGAGGACGGCAGAGCCATCGACCTCACCGGCGTCGACGGTCACCCGAAGGCCAGCGGCGGCCAAGGTCGCGAGGGGACACTCTGCTCGAAGGGCGTCGCCCAACTGGACAAGACCTACAATCCCAACCGGATCCGGCAGCCGTACATCCGGAAAGACGGCGAACTCCAGTCGGCCTCCTGGGAGGAGGCCATCGAATTCGCCGCCGAGCGGCTCGAACAGTTCCGCGAGGAACACGGCGCCGAGAAGATGCTCCGCTACCAGGGCTACCCGCTTACCGACACACACGACAAGCTCTTTCAGCGGATCTACGGCGCCGCGATCCAGGTCGGCCGGAAGACGACGTGTCACGGACCCTTCTCGGATAGCTGGGGCTGGATGGGCGGCTACGGTCGCGAGTGGCCCGACTGGCAAAACTCCGAGTACATCATCGCCTGGGGTCGCAACCCCATGGAGTGTTTCCGCGGGCAGTGGGAGCCCAAAGGCATCCTCGATGCACAGCAGAACAACGACGCGACCCTGGTGACGATCGACCCCCGATACACCAAGACCGCCGAGAAGTCGGACCGGTGGCTCCCGATCGAGCCCCGGACCGACGGCGCGCTCGCGCTCGCGATGGGCCAGGTCATCATCGAGGAGGGTCTCTACGACGAGGAGTTTGTCGAGGAGTGGACCTACGGCTTCGAGGCGTACCGCGAGAACGTCGCCGACAAAACGCCCGAGTGGGCCGAGGAGATCACCGACATCGACGCCGAGGAGATCCGCGAAATCGCGATCGGCTTCGCGAAGGCCGCCCCGAAGGCGGTGGCGTTCCCGTGGACGGGAATCGCCTACCAGGGTAACGGCTTCAAGAACGCCCAGGCGATCCATGCGCTCAACGGGCTCGTCGGAAGCATCGACACCGAAGGAGGCACCCGCCACTACGGCGGACCGGGCCTGAACGATCCCCACGCCGAGCGCGGGATCGACCTGCCGGACGCTCACGAGGACGCCGACCTGCCGGACTACGACGACTACCCCTTCCAGCGGCACATCCGGAACTACTGTCACAACTACGTGCCGACGATGGTCGAAAAAGGCGACATCAAGGGGTACGTCTCCAACTGGTCGATCTCGCCCAAGAGCGGCAACACCCAGGAATGGATCGAGGCGCTCGAGGAGATGGAGCTGGTAATCGTCGTCGACGCGTTCTGGACCGCCGTCAGCGAGAACGCCGACGTCGTCTTCCCCGAGTCGTCACAGATCGAACAGCCGTTCCTCGACAGCGGCGGGGACAGCTGTTACCCGACCCAACAGTGGGTCACCGCGTCCCCCGCCGCGATCGATCCGCTGTGGGACACCAAACCGTCGTTCGATATCTACAAAGAACTCGCCGAGGAGATGGGCTACGGCGAGTACTTCCCGTGGGACTCCGAGGAAGAATACCTCGACGAGAAGCTCGACGCGATCGACATGAGCTTCGACGAACTCGCCGAACAGAGCTACGCGCTCGTCGACGAGTACGGCTACCAGCAGTACCGCGAAGACGGGTTCAACACCGAAACGGGGCTGTTCCAGTTCGACCTGGAGCCGCACGAGAGCTACGCCGCCCTGGCCGACGAACTCGGCGTCAGCACGGCCCCCGAGTGGCAGCCGGTCGACGACGACCTCTACGGCGAAACGACCGACGACGAGTACCCGCTGCTGTTCACCGACGTGTTCGTCGAGCAGATGTCTCGCGGACACTGTCAGGCGCTGCCCCAGTCAGTCGAAGAGTACCAGGACCGTTACGGCTTCGACAGCTCCGATTACGGGGGCAACTTCCTTCACATCAACCCCCAGGACGCACGTCCGCGGAACATCCAGAACGGGGATATGGTCCGCGTGGAGTCCCGCGACGACGCCATCGAGCTCCCGGCGAACGTCTACGAGGGCGTCCGCCCCGGCTGGGTCGGCACCGAGAACGGCTTCGGAGAGGGGTCGTCCCATCCCGAGGAGGCAGGTGCGAACTCCATGATGCTCAACAGGGAACGACACGTCGAACCGGTGTCGGGCCAGGTCGACAGGAACCATCCTGTCGAAGTAACGAAGATCGGAGGTGACGGCGCATGA
- a CDS encoding 4Fe-4S dicluster domain-containing protein, with the protein MSRQWAFYFDTQKCIGCHACSLSCRVRNDIDADGPKWRRMEHVAEGSFPDYEETSVSMSCFHCAESPCRQVCPTHAIEKRESDGIVTVDRDKCIGCHYCAYACPFGAALYDDEGLLSKCHLCLGEGAGDGHGKPARQKPEDGGATPACVDNCVGDALKAGPINEILREASKEAANRYSESDVGPALVVEPVTQESHDSIETTDPTG; encoded by the coding sequence ATGAGCCGCCAGTGGGCCTTCTACTTCGACACCCAGAAGTGCATCGGCTGTCACGCCTGCTCGCTGTCGTGTCGCGTCCGCAACGACATCGACGCCGACGGGCCGAAGTGGCGCCGGATGGAACACGTCGCCGAGGGGTCGTTCCCCGACTACGAAGAGACGTCGGTGTCGATGTCGTGCTTCCACTGTGCGGAGTCGCCGTGCCGGCAGGTCTGTCCCACCCACGCGATCGAAAAACGCGAAAGCGACGGGATCGTCACCGTCGATCGCGACAAATGTATCGGCTGTCACTACTGTGCGTACGCGTGTCCGTTCGGCGCCGCCCTGTACGACGACGAAGGGCTGCTCTCGAAGTGTCACCTCTGTCTGGGCGAGGGCGCCGGCGACGGACACGGCAAGCCTGCGCGGCAAAAGCCCGAGGACGGCGGCGCCACGCCAGCGTGTGTCGACAACTGTGTCGGCGACGCACTGAAGGCCGGCCCGATCAACGAGATCCTCCGGGAGGCTTCCAAGGAGGCGGCCAACCGCTACAGCGAAAGCGATGTCGGGCCGGCGCTGGTCGTCGAACCAGTGACCCAGGAATCGCACGACTCGATCGAAACCACCGACCCGACCGGGTGA
- the nrfD gene encoding NrfD/PsrC family molybdoenzyme membrane anchor subunit has translation MPYHPDGLIWILEHHWDLKIAIYLFFGGLAGGAYLTGFAADVLSRREDGTKAEALRATSRWGMIAAVVGIAVGGVILFTHLGAPLRALLFPILFVNFESWLVIGTWTIVLFTLVAMIQAFWQIWGQETDDDPSTFARWITRWIETRFEVPLEHWLTRLGRLTRPGERLRLAVHAGGAFLAVLLVVYTALLLSEVAWLYPAWDGTLLPFLFLASGLSMGLAATAGLTGIFEGVFGTGVHEFSLVDDLVILAEIVILGSLVWTLSQGGPAAQATFELLRTDMALLFWGGVVALGLLAPLVLSAALLVAEWRIDLQATPKLQRLAQATYTAKFGLVVLGGLLLRYVALFMAVKAPLVVA, from the coding sequence ATGCCCTACCACCCTGACGGGTTGATCTGGATACTCGAGCACCACTGGGACCTGAAGATCGCGATCTACCTCTTCTTCGGGGGCCTGGCCGGTGGTGCCTACCTCACCGGCTTTGCCGCAGACGTGTTGAGCCGGCGGGAAGACGGGACAAAAGCCGAAGCACTGCGGGCCACGAGCCGGTGGGGGATGATCGCCGCAGTCGTCGGTATCGCCGTCGGCGGGGTCATCCTGTTTACCCACCTGGGTGCGCCCCTGCGCGCGCTGCTGTTCCCGATCCTGTTCGTCAACTTCGAGTCCTGGCTGGTGATCGGCACCTGGACGATCGTGCTGTTCACCCTGGTGGCAATGATACAGGCGTTCTGGCAGATCTGGGGCCAGGAGACCGACGACGATCCCAGCACCTTCGCCCGGTGGATCACCCGCTGGATCGAGACACGGTTCGAGGTACCCCTCGAACACTGGCTCACCAGGCTGGGCCGGCTCACCCGTCCCGGAGAGCGTCTCCGGCTGGCGGTCCACGCCGGAGGCGCGTTTCTGGCGGTGTTGCTCGTGGTGTACACGGCGCTGTTGTTGAGCGAGGTAGCGTGGCTCTACCCCGCCTGGGACGGCACCCTTCTGCCGTTCCTGTTTCTCGCCAGCGGCCTCTCGATGGGCCTTGCCGCCACCGCCGGCCTCACGGGCATCTTCGAGGGCGTCTTCGGCACCGGCGTCCACGAGTTCAGCCTCGTCGACGACCTCGTGATCCTCGCGGAGATTGTCATCCTCGGATCGCTCGTGTGGACCCTCTCGCAGGGCGGCCCCGCAGCCCAGGCCACCTTCGAACTGCTGAGGACCGACATGGCACTGCTGTTCTGGGGCGGCGTCGTCGCCCTGGGACTCCTCGCGCCGCTGGTCCTCTCGGCGGCGCTCCTCGTCGCCGAGTGGCGCATCGACCTCCAGGCGACCCCGAAACTCCAGCGACTCGCACAGGCGACGTACACGGCCAAGTTCGGCCTGGTCGTACTGGGTGGGCTCCTCCTGCGATACGTGGCGCTTTTCATGGCCGTGAAAGCGCCACTCGTGGTCGCCTGA
- a CDS encoding TorD/DmsD family molecular chaperone, protein MTNPDATTEPVPELANSDDWAQLCSLLAECLKHPDERFFTDVEAGLLDTEIDMLVDRLDLPEPEGGPATELLPETVGSLDNEYIRLFEGLESPYAIPVESPYREWHAGTGREGLLEGPPADEMRRRYDALEAEIPAAYPPDHLALLLDYASVLLESGGPDEYRPFFRDHFDWLPAFQRLLETAEADAPFHRWCARLACEWIPIARNRLDLPEPTAGELDEMVERVDATASSTGVPDEKQFRE, encoded by the coding sequence ATGACGAATCCCGACGCGACCACCGAACCCGTTCCGGAACTGGCGAACAGCGACGACTGGGCGCAGCTGTGCAGCCTGCTCGCCGAGTGTCTGAAACACCCCGACGAGCGGTTCTTCACCGACGTCGAGGCGGGACTGCTCGACACGGAGATCGACATGCTTGTCGATCGCCTGGATCTCCCCGAACCGGAGGGCGGCCCCGCGACCGAACTGCTGCCGGAGACGGTCGGCTCCCTCGACAACGAGTACATCCGGCTGTTCGAAGGGCTCGAATCCCCGTACGCGATCCCGGTGGAATCCCCCTACCGGGAGTGGCACGCCGGCACCGGACGCGAAGGCCTCCTCGAGGGACCGCCCGCCGACGAGATGCGCCGACGCTACGACGCGCTCGAAGCCGAGATTCCCGCCGCGTATCCCCCCGACCACCTCGCGCTTTTGCTCGATTACGCCTCCGTGCTCCTGGAGTCGGGCGGCCCCGACGAGTATCGTCCGTTCTTCCGGGACCACTTCGACTGGCTCCCGGCGTTCCAGCGGCTGCTCGAAACCGCCGAAGCCGACGCACCCTTCCACCGGTGGTGTGCGAGGCTCGCCTGCGAGTGGATCCCGATCGCTCGAAACCGACTCGACCTCCCCGAACCCACGGCCGGGGAACTCGACGAAATGGTCGAACGCGTCGACGCCACCGCCTCCAGCACCGGCGTCCCCGACGAAAAACAGTTCCGAGAGTAG
- a CDS encoding DEAD/DEAH box helicase: MPEGRSVDAGMDAFAALGTSVREALSDRGFTTPTEPQRLAIPTLSTGRNALVVAPTGTGKTETAMLPVLDAIVRRRARTRDRGKEPLGGIRALYITPLRALNRDMMDRLEWWGERLDVEIAVRHGDTTSYQRQKQAEDPPDVLITTPESLQAILTGSRMREALADVDHVVVDEVHELAAAKRGAQLTVGLERLRAVAGPSQRIGLSATVGDPEEVGRFLVGVGTPHSDHPAAAVDPATEDEGGPRGADRDCKIVEIDVGSRVEFTVTEPMVTDEDERLAGELATDPEIASHVRFIRDVVEENESVLIFVNTRQTAEALGSRFKQLDAPIEVHHGSLSKEVRIDVEDRFKTGEIDALVCTSSMELGIDVGRVDHVVQYNSPREVARLLQRVGRAGHRRDEVSRGTILTSDPDDALEALAIARRARDGEVEPSAIHHASLDVVANQLVGFVMDFGEIAVGDAHEILTAAYPFRELTEQQLREVIDEIAGNRLVWNETDHDRIEKTGGSWQYFYANLSMIPDEETYEVYDVSSRTGVGTLDERFVVNFAEPGATFIQRGEMWRITKIDDEESRVEVSPVEDPGGEVPSWVGQEIPVPAAVACEVGELRRVAGRQIAAGGSRKSVARELARRYPADARTIADALEPIERHVESGAPLPTDRRLLLEGEARTVALNATFGHEINETLGRLLAALVGQRTGSSVGMEVDPYRISFEVPPSVGPSTFREVLLETDPDHLEPLLELALKRSDTLKFTLAQVAAKFGALKRYQGDHRFGADRLLAALSDTPVFEEAVREVFHRDLAVEPTAELLGRLRTPAEGGGDPNDDVEERNGDRTLELAIVGERTPLGTGGRSGGREFLVPENADASVIDAVRDRIMDDRVRLLCLHCLEWERTRAVRRVKDQPDCPDCGSTRIAALNPWDEETPAAVRSGEKDEEQRRLTERAYRSANLVQSHGKQAVIAMAARGVGPHNAARIIAKLRENEDDFYRDILEQERQYARTQSFWD, from the coding sequence ATGCCAGAGGGGCGATCGGTCGATGCCGGGATGGACGCGTTCGCCGCGCTCGGGACCTCCGTCCGCGAGGCGCTGTCCGACCGCGGGTTCACCACCCCCACGGAGCCACAGCGCCTGGCGATCCCGACGCTTTCGACGGGTCGAAACGCCCTAGTCGTCGCACCCACCGGCACAGGAAAGACCGAAACCGCGATGTTGCCGGTGCTCGATGCGATCGTCCGTCGCCGGGCGCGCACCCGAGATCGTGGGAAAGAACCGCTCGGGGGGATTCGGGCGCTGTACATCACCCCGTTGCGGGCGCTCAACCGCGACATGATGGACAGACTCGAGTGGTGGGGCGAGCGGCTCGACGTCGAGATCGCGGTTCGTCACGGCGACACGACGAGCTACCAGCGTCAGAAACAGGCAGAGGATCCCCCGGACGTGTTGATCACGACGCCCGAAAGCCTCCAGGCGATCCTGACTGGATCGCGGATGCGCGAGGCGCTTGCCGACGTCGATCACGTCGTCGTCGACGAGGTCCACGAACTCGCTGCGGCGAAACGAGGCGCCCAGTTGACCGTCGGACTCGAACGACTCCGGGCTGTCGCCGGACCGTCACAGCGGATCGGACTATCGGCGACGGTCGGCGATCCCGAGGAAGTCGGCCGATTCCTGGTCGGCGTCGGAACCCCGCATTCGGATCACCCGGCCGCCGCCGTGGACCCGGCGACCGAAGACGAGGGGGGGCCGCGAGGGGCGGACCGCGACTGTAAAATCGTCGAGATCGACGTCGGCAGCCGCGTTGAGTTCACCGTCACCGAACCGATGGTAACAGACGAGGACGAGCGGCTCGCCGGCGAACTCGCGACCGATCCCGAGATCGCAAGCCACGTCCGATTTATCCGGGACGTAGTCGAGGAAAACGAATCGGTGTTGATATTCGTCAACACCCGACAGACCGCCGAGGCGCTCGGATCGCGGTTCAAACAGCTCGATGCGCCGATCGAAGTTCACCACGGATCGCTCTCGAAGGAAGTCCGGATCGACGTGGAAGACCGGTTCAAGACCGGCGAGATCGACGCGCTCGTGTGCACCTCCTCGATGGAACTGGGGATCGACGTTGGGCGGGTCGATCACGTCGTCCAGTACAACAGTCCCCGAGAGGTCGCCCGGCTGCTCCAGCGGGTCGGCCGGGCGGGCCACAGACGCGACGAGGTCTCGCGGGGAACGATCCTGACGAGCGATCCCGACGACGCGCTCGAGGCGCTCGCGATCGCCCGTAGAGCCCGGGACGGTGAGGTGGAACCCTCGGCGATTCATCACGCCAGCCTCGACGTCGTCGCGAACCAGCTCGTCGGGTTCGTGATGGACTTCGGGGAGATCGCCGTCGGCGACGCCCACGAGATACTCACTGCGGCGTACCCGTTCCGGGAGCTCACGGAGCAACAACTCCGGGAAGTGATCGACGAGATCGCGGGCAACCGGCTCGTCTGGAACGAGACGGATCACGACCGGATCGAGAAGACCGGCGGTTCCTGGCAGTACTTCTACGCCAACCTCTCGATGATCCCCGACGAGGAGACCTACGAGGTGTACGACGTCTCCTCGCGGACGGGCGTGGGAACCCTCGACGAGCGGTTCGTCGTCAACTTCGCCGAGCCGGGGGCGACGTTTATCCAGCGCGGGGAGATGTGGCGGATCACGAAGATCGACGACGAGGAGAGCCGGGTGGAAGTGTCGCCGGTAGAGGACCCGGGCGGGGAGGTTCCCTCCTGGGTGGGCCAGGAGATCCCGGTGCCGGCGGCGGTGGCATGCGAGGTCGGCGAACTGCGCCGGGTCGCCGGCAGGCAGATCGCGGCCGGCGGCAGTCGGAAGTCTGTCGCCCGGGAACTCGCCCGCCGATACCCCGCGGACGCGCGGACGATCGCGGACGCCCTCGAACCGATCGAGCGACACGTCGAGTCGGGGGCGCCGCTGCCGACCGACCGACGGCTCCTGCTGGAGGGGGAGGCGCGGACAGTCGCGTTGAACGCGACGTTCGGCCACGAGATCAACGAGACGCTGGGACGGCTGCTCGCGGCGCTGGTCGGCCAGCGGACCGGCTCGTCGGTCGGCATGGAGGTGGATCCCTACCGGATCTCCTTCGAGGTGCCGCCGTCGGTCGGGCCGTCGACGTTCCGGGAGGTGCTTCTCGAAACCGACCCGGACCACCTCGAGCCGCTGCTCGAACTCGCCTTGAAGCGGTCGGACACCCTGAAGTTCACTCTCGCGCAGGTGGCCGCGAAGTTCGGCGCCCTGAAACGCTACCAGGGCGATCACCGGTTCGGCGCCGATCGGCTGCTCGCTGCGCTTTCGGACACGCCGGTGTTCGAGGAGGCTGTTCGGGAAGTGTTCCATCGAGATCTGGCTGTCGAGCCGACGGCGGAGCTTCTGGGTCGCCTTCGGACGCCGGCGGAGGGAGGAGGTGACCCGAACGACGACGTCGAAGAGAGAAACGGCGATCGGACGCTCGAACTCGCGATCGTCGGCGAACGGACCCCACTCGGCACCGGAGGACGGTCCGGCGGACGCGAGTTCCTGGTGCCCGAAAACGCGGACGCGTCGGTGATCGACGCCGTGCGGGACCGGATCATGGACGATCGCGTCAGGCTCCTGTGTCTCCACTGTCTCGAGTGGGAGCGAACTCGAGCCGTCCGTCGGGTGAAAGACCAGCCGGACTGTCCCGACTGCGGTTCCACCAGGATCGCCGCGCTCAACCCGTGGGACGAGGAGACGCCGGCTGCGGTCCGGTCCGGCGAGAAGGACGAGGAACAGCGCCGACTCACCGAACGGGCGTATCGTTCGGCAAACCTGGTCCAGAGCCACGGCAAGCAGGCGGTGATCGCGATGGCGGCCCGCGGGGTCGGGCCGCACAACGCCGCGCGTATCATCGCGAAGCTTCGGGAAAACGAGGACGACTTCTACCGGGACATTCTCGAGCAGGAGCGCCAGTACGCCCGAACACAGTCGTTCTGGGATTGA
- a CDS encoding sugar phosphate isomerase/epimerase family protein: MDLGLTVGDELERIDAADGRYAFLELSIGDSFLPPTSIDRDRLETALDGRDLYVHLPFDQPVVTHVQELNEAIVDYQTRLLSWAGDVGARKAVLHGTTADRDDVDLRERFAEQLSVVVDAGERAGVEVVVENVGHQHHGVQLSVLGEVAREVDAPVCFDVGHAYMEAGNDGITRFLRSHGDRVTHLHVHDARRRGDTHIPVGAGEIDYEILSEQLSGFDGSVAVEVFTDDAALLWDSGRRVRDRLTPGSTTSDEKGSS; this comes from the coding sequence ATGGACCTCGGGCTCACGGTCGGGGACGAACTTGAGCGGATCGACGCCGCGGATGGTCGATACGCCTTCCTCGAACTCTCGATCGGGGACAGCTTCCTCCCGCCGACGTCGATCGACCGCGACCGTCTCGAGACGGCGCTCGACGGACGCGACCTGTACGTCCATCTGCCGTTCGACCAGCCGGTCGTGACACACGTACAGGAACTGAACGAGGCGATCGTCGACTACCAGACCCGGCTGCTGTCGTGGGCCGGGGACGTCGGCGCCCGGAAGGCGGTGTTGCACGGAACCACTGCCGACCGGGACGACGTCGACCTGCGGGAGCGGTTCGCCGAGCAGCTTTCCGTCGTCGTCGACGCGGGCGAACGCGCGGGCGTGGAGGTGGTCGTCGAGAACGTCGGACACCAGCATCACGGCGTCCAACTGTCCGTCCTGGGCGAGGTCGCCAGGGAAGTCGATGCGCCGGTGTGTTTCGACGTGGGGCACGCGTACATGGAAGCTGGAAACGACGGAATAACGCGATTCCTGCGGAGCCACGGCGATCGAGTCACTCACCTGCACGTTCACGACGCGCGTCGGCGTGGGGACACTCACATCCCGGTCGGCGCCGGCGAGATCGACTACGAGATCCTCTCCGAACAGCTCTCCGGGTTCGACGGAAGCGTCGCCGTCGAGGTGTTCACCGACGACGCGGCGCTTCTCTGGGACTCCGGGAGACGAGTGCGCGATCGACTGACGCCCGGTTCGACGACATCCGACGAGAAGGGAAGTTCTTAG
- a CDS encoding formate/nitrite transporter family protein — MNSDGTSPVDEPAARTEGGIPVRGEVIADRFSSDEVFQRIVADADHEITSSVRELFFSGVAAGFAITITFLLYASMTTKTDSSIAAALLYPLGFIYIIIGGYQLYTENTLPPVALTLERLASIPALLRHWSIVLAGNFAGGAVGAVALAYGGVFSPEATAVAIDLAEKGVATPAWDLFFKGAFAGLIVAGVVWINFASQDTISRLIVVYLAFLAIPLGDLFHVVVSFTEALYLMMVGDLGFVVGMWGFVIPVLLGNTIGGVLLVTVVNYYQTSERRLEVERFEHVRRLSIREWLLGNLAGRSYVPVVDTVEDIVRDPDDYRILVPIANPRTESNLIKLASAIAETRGVGTVHAVNIVQAPERMTTGSQARRITHESEQLLEDLERHTDGYDVTFESSTIVSSRSFEEVFDRARRTRPDLVLLGWGPDRLWDSARAERPIDELTNTLPCDFLVVKDRGLDPTTILLPTAGGPDSDLSGEIAWALQESVDSEIELLHIVDGEDERKTGEQFLERWAEKHDIEEAIRTVDTSGDIERTIERKAEDSTMVILGATERGMLSRLVTDSLHLKIVDEVDASVLLAERPADRSLVQRLFGRGRRRK, encoded by the coding sequence ATGAATAGCGACGGAACGTCGCCGGTCGACGAGCCGGCGGCGAGAACCGAAGGCGGAATTCCTGTCAGGGGCGAAGTCATCGCCGACCGGTTCTCCTCCGACGAAGTGTTCCAGCGGATCGTCGCCGACGCCGACCACGAAATCACCTCCAGCGTCCGAGAACTGTTTTTCAGCGGCGTCGCAGCCGGATTCGCGATCACCATCACGTTCCTGCTGTACGCCTCGATGACGACCAAGACGGACAGCAGTATCGCCGCTGCACTACTGTATCCGCTCGGGTTTATCTACATCATCATCGGCGGCTATCAGTTGTACACCGAAAACACGCTTCCCCCGGTAGCGCTGACGCTGGAGCGGCTGGCCTCGATTCCCGCGCTGTTGCGTCACTGGTCGATCGTGCTCGCGGGCAACTTCGCCGGCGGGGCAGTCGGCGCGGTCGCGCTCGCGTACGGCGGCGTGTTCAGCCCGGAGGCCACAGCCGTCGCGATCGATCTCGCAGAAAAAGGCGTTGCGACCCCGGCATGGGATCTCTTTTTCAAGGGCGCGTTCGCCGGCCTGATCGTCGCCGGCGTCGTGTGGATAAACTTCGCCTCGCAAGACACCATCTCCCGGTTAATTGTGGTCTATCTCGCGTTTCTGGCGATCCCCCTCGGCGACCTCTTTCACGTGGTAGTCTCCTTTACCGAAGCGCTGTATCTGATGATGGTGGGTGATCTCGGATTCGTGGTCGGCATGTGGGGGTTTGTTATTCCGGTTCTGCTCGGCAACACGATCGGTGGGGTGTTGCTCGTCACCGTCGTCAACTACTACCAGACCAGCGAGCGGCGACTCGAAGTCGAGCGGTTCGAACACGTTCGCAGACTGTCGATCCGCGAGTGGCTGCTGGGTAATCTCGCCGGACGGTCGTACGTCCCGGTAGTCGATACCGTCGAGGACATCGTTCGTGATCCCGACGACTATCGGATTCTGGTTCCGATAGCAAACCCCCGTACAGAATCGAACCTGATCAAACTGGCCAGTGCGATCGCCGAGACCCGAGGGGTCGGGACCGTCCACGCCGTCAACATCGTCCAGGCACCCGAGCGGATGACCACCGGATCGCAAGCGAGGCGAATTACCCACGAATCGGAGCAATTGCTCGAGGACCTCGAACGCCACACCGACGGTTATGACGTCACGTTCGAGTCGTCGACGATTGTCTCCTCCAGATCGTTCGAGGAGGTGTTCGACCGGGCGAGGCGGACGCGTCCCGACCTGGTGCTCCTGGGGTGGGGACCTGACCGCCTGTGGGACTCTGCCCGCGCCGAACGCCCGATCGACGAACTGACCAACACACTCCCGTGTGACTTCCTCGTCGTGAAGGACCGTGGACTCGACCCGACGACGATCCTCCTTCCGACCGCCGGTGGGCCTGATTCGGACCTGAGCGGGGAAATCGCCTGGGCGCTTCAGGAGAGCGTCGATTCGGAGATCGAACTGTTACACATCGTTGATGGCGAAGATGAGCGAAAGACCGGCGAACAGTTCCTCGAACGGTGGGCAGAGAAACACGACATCGAGGAGGCCATCCGGACCGTGGACACCTCCGGCGACATCGAGAGGACGATAGAACGGAAGGCCGAAGACAGCACGATGGTCATACTGGGTGCAACCGAGCGTGGCATGCTCTCGCGGCTGGTGACCGACTCGTTGCACCTCAAGATCGTAGACGAAGTGGACGCCTCCGTCCTTCTGGCGGAGCGCCCCGCCGATAGATCGCTCGTACAGCGGTTGTTCGGTCGCGGACGGCGACGGAAGTGA